Within the Cotesia glomerata isolate CgM1 linkage group LG6, MPM_Cglom_v2.3, whole genome shotgun sequence genome, the region tgtgagaagaaaattttacaactaaaattttgatattggAATCAGCTGAcaggcatttttttttcctttattaaaaagtattttttaagttattataaattaaatacgagcttatgataataattataaaaatgtctaaataaattttttaatgacactgaagttgacagatattagaaatttttttataatttaatttatagcaatgaaattatcatgaaaaaaatttaataaaaaatccacatgtgaaaattgaaaaaacatgACATGAAAGTTATATAGTAgtcatttgataattttttaattttatttaacaaataaatctattctgaaaaattatttttaaaaaattgcatttataattttttaaaatttctacatgtcaatttttttttctcattttttttgccataatttatttgttaaaaaaattctaaaaattattaaatatctgctaaattaattctcattaaaaaaacttagtggaaattttttaaaacatttttttattgtaattgatttttcataaaaattgaaaaaattgttagttgtcagctaatttcagtatcatattttttaatctatttttcaatctaaaaaattttatgattgaagaaaattattaattaaatttgaaaaacttctTTTCActgtcaagaaaatattttcattaaaaaattgacttaaaaaattttttttgttattctattttttattattttgaataaaaaaaaaatttgattgttaaaaaaaaaattctaaaaatcatttttatgaataaaaattttttagagcttgaaattaaacaattactaaataaatgagcatgagaaaattgaaaaaaaaattccattaaaattttttcaaatcttgtacctgtaaaattttttttgaaataattttttgaataagaaaaatcctaaaaattgtcaaattttttattttattcctataaattaattaccaaaaaatttttatagctgCTTCGCTgggaaaagtaaaaaaaggaaaaaaaggaATGGGACCTGCACCAAAAGTCGAGCTTCCTGTAGAAACTGACGCTCACCGACTAGTAAATTACGTCTGCGGTACAAATCTTCTAAAAGAAGGAGGCGAGGACGTGAAACTAAAACCCGACTCAGAATACCCGGATTGGCTGTGGAAGATCCACGTGGGCAAGCCCAAGACTCTGGAGGATCTGGATCCGAACACCAAAGCCTACTGGAGGAAGCTCCGCAAGCAAGCGATTAGGACCAACAACCAGAGACTAAAGCACAAAACTTTGGGTCCATTCTAAAACAAagtcttatttaatttaaatgttgaGCAAACttgaattttgtaaaataaatactggattaattgtaattatttgtgTGCTTTGATAACTTGTTAGTCATTGTCATTGCCATCGTTACTCATTGCCTTGAGTCTTTAATCGGCTTACGTTTTGATAAGAGTAATGACATTTTAATTGTTGTAATATTTAACTTGTAAATAAGGGTGTCGGCGGAAGAATTGTTTATGGATAAATGgattaagataattttaatgttgAGATGTCAATCGCTCCAAAGagattatttatgtaattttttcaaaatgggttattttatattaaggtagttgtcgtgGTTAAGGCATACcgtcagaaaattctaaatttttgtatacttattaaagacatgatgatacaattacccttaaaatttgaaacttATATCCCGAGatgaattgaattaaaaattggatatttaacattgattgcATACGCTCTCTGCAGTTCTGTACTAGTTtcttagtaataaaaaaaaaaactcagaaactttcaaaaaagtgataattttttaaggtatttatggtgaatttaaaaaaaaaatgatgaaaattaatttgcagatatttaataatttaaaaaaatttttataataaattatggcaaaaaaaaattgacttgtagaaatttaaaaaaattaaaaatgcaatttaaaaaaaataatttttagggacaaatttgtttcttaaaaaaaaatttaaaaattgtcaagtgactgctaactttaatgtcatcaaaaaattaggaaaacggttgaccttaaAGGTAAACCTTGCAAatttccgctaattccatacttaagcgctctaaattacacttattacatctttgagctcttcgagctcaaaagtctgatggaaGTTTACTAAGAAagggtacttggatctccttaagtgacaagctaaaaaaataaaatttaatttcatttaaaatttaatgatttctagaaaaaataacttttgtattgctttttttttcttgtaaataaaaaaatcattttagcGACAAATTGAAAGATACTAaggtaatattttatattatgtttAATTATAGAATATGTATTATCTGGACAACCGCAAAGTCATTTCCACTTGgaaaatttgatattaaaagGACAAATGAATTGGCATCAgaataaagttaaaaacatttttaaccatacaaaaaatttcacgtatattgttaaatattggCAAAGTATGGGTTGTGAAACTGTAGATTTTAAatgtttctttaaaaaaacgTCTAATATTGTTATGTCGGTTTTACGAAATTTAAAGTTTGATGGTACTATCATTCCTGCACCATTTAAACTTGTCAAATTATTTGAGACTGAAGATGGTAagcaatttaaaaagaaacaaTATTAAGTAGAATTAATggtattgattaatttttgttgacaATTTTACAACTTGGAGAAGTACCAAATGCTGCGATTGATCGCTTGTTAGCTGAGACCACGATCATGGATCTTCGTGCTGTTGATGATGAAAGAAAATAtccataataaaatatcaataaacttCCAGTAAATCTGGTAGACTCAACGATCGTTACTGATGAAGTTGCTACCAGAAATAACGACACAGTTCCCGAACCTTTTGATGTCGAGCTTCAACCTGGTGATGCACATTCATTATTGGCTCTAGATATTAATACTATCGGAGCTAATGAAGTAATTGGTAATAATATATTGATGAAGAAGCTATACGCAACTACGATAATAACAACGAAGAAGCAGCAGAAGAAAATAGCTGTGAAATATACAGAATAGAAATAGAATGTTTAATCTGTTGAGAACAGGCACCAACTGAACTCTTcttaaatgaaaagtcttgatgagtgtaataatgtcggggtgagtttatatctttgaaaatgttaatagttcacgagatacaaggtgattttttaattatgtatctagagatagagcattttcaaatgcagcctcaatacttatcataataaatcgactatcggtgagaataaaatgaaaccttgaaaaggcataaAAActagtcaagacctttgcaatatgacactaaatttcactaaaaaaaaccaattttatcaTGTGACTATCcggaaaacaaaatttatcttattcttttaataatataatataattctttatatataatatatatttttgaatatattggTTGGTCTAAtgtcgaataaacacacattcatatcatgttaaatttatagtgtttaagaaaatattgatATGAGAAATTTTAGCGATGAGAAATTTTTGTCATGAGAAATCTTACGAGATTAATAAAGGCGGGGAGtcattttagaaatatttttaaaatattattacagaAGAATATGAAtagaaagataatttttaattgttatttttgaagaaatataataatcatcatAATAATGGATGGAATTATTGATACTCCTGACATACTAAGCTTATTCGAATTCGCTCCAGCGGGTCTAACCGTAAGACGCAACAGATTACTAAAAACATCCAAATCTAAAAAGAACTACGTAATACATGGTCCACTGAATAGACTAGCCACTCTAGTGAATTCCCTTAGGGTGAAATTGAGTTCTACGGAGGTTCATACGGCGCTTTCATCAACAACACTAGAAAACATCTACTGATCATACCAGAACActaataaatacaattaatccttttttaatttctgccTTCTCCCCATCTAGCATTTGCAAGTTTACTTTTGATTTTCAATTGTGATTTTATCTGTCCCCCTCACCATCATGTAATAATATTGTTTGATTCAATatacaacaataataattcacAATCGTGAAGATACTCTTAAAATGATCTATAATCTTgatataaatcaataaattaatcattacCACCgttatctaaaataaaatctagTAGATAATCACACATGTCGATAAACCCGTCGTTAACAACCACACGACATAAAATATCCCATCGTACACCTTagagttattaataaaaattattccgggTTAATAATCCGCGTTTATGCAACATTTACtgatcaact harbors:
- the LOC123266542 gene encoding 39S ribosomal protein L54, mitochondrial; the encoded protein is MVLLNFIRQFNKPRIIISSNSLMLKNNYAVVAAASLGKVKKGKKGMGPAPKVELPVETDAHRLVNYVCGTNLLKEGGEDVKLKPDSEYPDWLWKIHVGKPKTLEDLDPNTKAYWRKLRKQAIRTNNQRLKHKTLGPF